cGCTTTTCTCTcctacattttctatcctctatAAAATCTTTCCAACCAAATGGACCTTTAATATATTTAGGTAACAAGACTTTAGTGGGCGTTGATGAGCGAGTGTTGTGTTGCCACATGTTCACATAGAAAAAGGACCCTTGACAAATCTATTTAGTATCGGTTTACTTTTTTGGGAAAACCTAACTTTCAATAATCCAATCTCTTGATAATCATACTTACTGTTACTGATAGGTAATAATACAAATTCAAAATCATGACTTCAAATTACattgttctttgtttttggtAAGTGTGAGTATTATGTGTGATAGTGTGTCAAATAAACtatgctttattttttatatgcaaTGCAACATTGTCAAAGCCATGAAACTTAACTAGCATCTCTTGGGTGTTTTCAATAAAGATTTTCAAGATTCAAACTCCCCCTCCCATTATGCCtgacaaaaaatcaaaaaataaaaaataaaaatgcaatgttaactcaattttttgagtTAATGATATATTTATACTTTATACCCGATAAGTTTGGGACTATTCTAAATTGATCCATTGTATTTCAAAACTTACAATTTTCCCTCTCGAATACAGTATGTCATATTTGCCGTTAATTTGCCAAAGACGtcatttcctttttctatttctatgtCCAGAACGACGTCTTTTACAGGTGGCTTATCGAAAGATGCTAATAACTCAATTACCACTTAAGCAAGTTCATGCACCGTCCAACTCTGTGCCTGTGGTGCTTGAATCCCTGCATGTTGTATAGGGTTATAATGGACTTCTCTAGCACTTTCAAACAGCAATCTCTGTCTAATtcagttttcattttctctttttttttttttaatttaaattctttaattaaatatagaaaaagataaattcattTTTACATAGAAAGATGTTTGGTAAGTTagtttaaacaaataatttggGTATAAAATTCATCAggtttgacattttttttttttttaaagttacttTTTTCACTTATACACCCACATCAATCAAGTGGGACTCTTTGCATTGTCAAAATATTTACATAATTGTTACTGTATTCATTTTCTATGAAATTAAATATActgaaaaatgtgttttcatttttcGTATTCAAATTCAACTTTTTAGGATACTAAAAGTGAAAATTGAGTATAAATTTTTAATccaaccaagtttttttttaaggtaggttcaattgaaactgaaaatgaaaacaaaaaacactacttttttttttttttttttttttttataatgggAAATAAGAGAGTTTTATAAAGAAGCGGATGAAAACAAACCACCCTAAAATACAAAAGATTCAATACATGATGAAGTTTCTTCTATCCAAGGAACAAAATTATCAATTCGCGTGATGTGTCAAAGTGTGTGCTGCCCTGTTTTCATGTCGCCCAACAGGTCATTAACTTTCGCACAGGACAACACTACCATTAAGTTTTCCATCGACTCTGTTTTAGAAAATGGAATACCACCAACAACATTTATTAGAAGCTCTTGTAATTTCCATGTCAAAGATGACAAAGAAGGtccataacaaaatttaattatgagGCTAAAGCCTCCATGAACTCTGCATCGTCTGCCATAGCCTCCAATATCTCAGGCGAAAGACAAGCTTCAAAATCCATGCTTCCTTCTTCTACCCCAGGAAACACGGTTAACTTTCCATCAAATTTATTGCCAACGCCACTTCGCACAGCAATAGGTCTTCCCCAGAAAAAGTCATTACCGTACACATTGAATCGCGGCGAGCTTCCTGTCAGCAATGCATTACTTGCTATTCCACTGAGTGTAGGTATGTTTGGGGCTTTTACCCAATCCTCTATAAACTTCTTCACCTCTTCTGCTGTTTGAGAAGCAATCTTCTTATTTACCTGCCAAGCCACCCATCCTAGCCCGTGTTCAAGAAGATTGTCTACGGTAGCTATTACTTTCCCAAATAAAACCGCATTTCCTAAGTATTCTTCTGGTAATGGTGGTTGTATTCTTTGCCTCATTCCCACAATTACGCTGTAATGAACCTCTTGATCAGCACTACAACGCCTATTGCGAACCACAGATCGCCAAAGAACACCAAGGACTGCTTGAAGGGACGAGATATTGTTGGTGCCCATTTCTGCATTAGCTTTTGCTTTGAGTTGTgcaattttcttctttgaaaaatgaaaaactttttgtttgAGAGGTGGGGGAATGGACTTCTCATTAGAGATTTCATTGGGATGGAAAGGTACATGAATGGGGAAATCGATAATACCATCAAAGAAACAGCGTTGGAAAATTGGAGGAGATTGTGATGTGGGACTATTGTTACCTCTAGATATTTCAGACCAAGTGTTAAAGAAATGCCAGAATGAACTGCCATCCACTACACTGTGGTTTGCAGTGCAACCGATGAAGATACCATCAGCAAGCTCAGTTACTTGCACAGCCAACAATGGCTTGGAAATGCCTTCGTAGTTCAATACGCCATTCAATAGAAAGAAGGAGTTGACAATGTCTGGAACATATATGGGATCAAGGATATCTGCCACAGTGAGATCATCTACCATTGCATGAACAAACTGGGCTCCAAGATTATTGCAGTCAACAAAGAAAGATCTGGTTTTGTCATCATCATTTTCTACCATGACAAGGCGACCAGCAAGAGGGTAGAATATATCTAATGTGCGGGACAGAGAGGTTTTTAGGTGATCAATCACACTACTACCCTTTAGTTCTTTTTCTTGTGAAGGTGTTGGTTTGAAGAAAAGGATACCCTTTTGGATATGATCAACTAAGAGCAGCTGGAGATCCCATGGAGTTAACTCAATCCTTCGAGTTAACTCGTTGGGACTCGCTGCTGCTGACTGAATGGTACTTGTGGATATGAAGCGAATGTGTGTCATCTTTgcttcaaaattcaaactatCATACTCTACCAGTACTAGATGAGTGCATATGCAACCATTGATAAGAGAGTGGCTATATAGAAGGAGCTTTATGAGAACCGTATAGTCTGTTTGAGTTTGTTTCTCACTGCAATGAAATGTCAAAATGAACTTAGCGCTATTGGCTTCTGTGATCCGTCCATGTGAAAACCGAAATCTTGTCTGGCAATATTCCAATCCGCCTCAGTGCCTCACAccactttaaaattttctaactttttaactattttttaattctttaactttttttttctttttgaattttctccaTCTAATGGTTGATATCAAAACATATAGTATTTCAACTCTTGATATGAACCTCAATCCCTAGTATCTTTTTGTCATTATGTTTGGCAGAATTAGCTGTCttcccttattttttatttatttttaaacctaCTTTTGAATCTTCATTACTTGgatttaactaaaataaaaaatctctcttCCGGCGCGACTCCCcttaaaataaacattttcCTCGGGTATGGTGCCAATGACAGAATTGCAACccttaatcccaaattttacacttttttttttttttttttgggataaaaccAAATTTTACACTTGTCGGCCAATTAGAGCATCCTCATCAGTTCGTTTatattttctgtctattttacaaagaaaaacctactttttttattttacaaattcacttttacaaaacacccacatcagtttatctattctacacgtttattcaataaaatattcattattttacaattttttatttttcactccCTCactacccctctctctctcacaaacccaCGGCTAccatcaccaccatcatcacCACCCAGCCAAATCATCACCCCCCAATCAGCGGCAAgatcatcaaaacccaccaatGAACCAGAAAAGCCAAGCCGATCAAGATCAAAACCCACCAACCCACACCCTCAATCAAccaaaaaactagaaaaaatgGATCAAAACCCACCTCCTCGCGACGACCGTCAGCCTCAACCAAAGTGCCTCGCAGCACCGTCACCTCCTCGCGACAGCCGCCGACTTCAAGCTCAACCAAAAATGGATCAAAACCCACGAGATTCTAAGCGACGGACCCGTCGGAGAACTCCATTCGTGTTGTAGGCGACGGACTCGTCCGACGACTCGGCTTACTTGACCTCGTTCTCATCGGTAGCGATGGCGATCGGTGGAAGCTAGAGGAAGAAAAATGGATTAGATGAGAGAAAGTGAGAGCTGTATAGTGCGGAAGTGAGAGTCAggtagaggagagagaaaaaactactaaaaaattaaatacacatgctacagtgcctgtgtaaatttacacgggtactgtagctcattgaaaattttagatgattttacaagtttttagaTGGACTGAAGTAGAAggttttttggttcaaaatgtgtaaaagttgtcaaaatgtatattttacacatttataaaaaagttgGTGTGGATGCTCTAAAATGCTACCCAAGATGTAATCTCTAAGAAACGCCCACTCATGTGACAAAGGATTGCTACTGCCTACTAGGCCCAACAAGTATAGTGCGCTGTATTAGATCTCACCTTTTTCTCCTCCCCAATTCATGCTTGGTGCCATAcaaacaggttttttttttttttttttttcaaaatgacaccaatattaaaacaattttgttagttagtaTTGTTTTTAAACTATTAGCAAACTAACATCTTGAGAGTTAGAGAGTTGAGATCACTGTAGCAAATCGAGTATCACAGGCTCGATTTCAATGAAAATTTgtctggaactcgagttttaaacaCTCAAGTTCCACAAAAGGAAACCAAAAAGCTGAGatacccttcttcttcttcttcctcttctcccCCTCTAAAAAAATCCACGACAACCcctccagaaaaaaaaaatccacaacaattaaatagacaacaaaaatacaaacaagGATCAAAGTAGAAATCACATGAAGCTCTCAACCATGAACGGCGAACCCAGTTG
The DNA window shown above is from Quercus lobata isolate SW786 chromosome 7, ValleyOak3.0 Primary Assembly, whole genome shotgun sequence and carries:
- the LOC115951366 gene encoding uncharacterized acetyltransferase At3g50280-like; translation: MTHIRFISTSTIQSAAASPNELTRRIELTPWDLQLLLVDHIQKGILFFKPTPSQEKELKGSSVIDHLKTSLSRTLDIFYPLAGRLVMVENDDDKTRSFFVDCNNLGAQFVHAMVDDLTVADILDPIYVPDIVNSFFLLNGVLNYEGISKPLLAVQVTELADGIFIGCTANHSVVDGSSFWHFFNTWSEISRGNNSPTSQSPPIFQRCFFDGIIDFPIHVPFHPNEISNEKSIPPPLKQKVFHFSKKKIAQLKAKANAEMGTNNISSLQAVLGVLWRSVVRNRRCSADQEVHYSVIVGMRQRIQPPLPEEYLGNAVLFGKVIATVDNLLEHGLGWVAWQVNKKIASQTAEEVKKFIEDWVKAPNIPTLSGIASNALLTGSSPRFNVYGNDFFWGRPIAVRSGVGNKFDGKLTVFPGVEEGSMDFEACLSPEILEAMADDAEFMEALAS